The following are encoded together in the Phycisphaeraceae bacterium genome:
- a CDS encoding IS630 family transposase yields MRKNAAEALVFQDEVEIHRHPTLTRMWAPIGSQPEIPAPGQNEKQVVYGGVDYKTGRITYTLADSKSGTHFITFLIALITAYAGRKVRLVCDNGRFHCTKAVNQWLAAHRDELEIYWLPPYCPSLNLIERLWGHLKRTAIANVLFETMADLVSSFRKSIRDINGQRGKMGFMFDHDDQELKQAA; encoded by the coding sequence TTGAGGAAGAACGCCGCCGAGGCACTGGTGTTTCAGGACGAGGTTGAGATTCATCGTCATCCGACGCTGACGCGAATGTGGGCACCGATCGGATCGCAGCCGGAGATTCCCGCGCCGGGACAAAACGAAAAGCAGGTCGTCTACGGCGGCGTGGACTACAAGACCGGACGGATCACCTACACCCTCGCCGACAGCAAAAGCGGCACGCACTTCATCACGTTCCTGATCGCGTTGATCACCGCATACGCCGGCCGGAAGGTGCGCCTGGTCTGCGACAACGGCCGATTCCACTGCACCAAGGCGGTAAACCAATGGCTGGCGGCGCATCGCGATGAGCTGGAGATTTACTGGCTGCCGCCGTATTGTCCGAGCCTGAACCTGATCGAGCGACTGTGGGGCCATCTGAAACGCACGGCGATCGCCAACGTGCTGTTCGAGACGATGGCGGACCTGGTGTCGTCGTTCCGGAAAAGCATCCGCGACATCAACGGCCAGCGTGGGAAGATGGGATTCATGTTCGATCATGACGATCAGGAGTTGAAACAAGCCGCGTGA
- a CDS encoding winged helix-turn-helix domain-containing protein translates to MGRGITLADEQWDELDRLRFSSKSKVVFRNCLIILKSDSRETIASIAEELGVTPDTVIRVRRLYRKGGASALHPVKPTGRPSRATPEYLRAMRDAVNVNPLTLGYGFSNWSVLRLAAHLKKITGISFSDDQLSRLLHRNRISFQRPKHTMKGKRDEAAHDQAKAELKIMKKKR, encoded by the coding sequence ATGGGTCGTGGAATCACGCTCGCCGACGAGCAATGGGACGAACTGGATCGCCTTCGCTTCTCCAGCAAGTCGAAAGTGGTCTTCCGAAACTGCCTGATTATCCTCAAATCCGACTCCCGCGAGACGATCGCGTCCATCGCCGAGGAACTTGGCGTCACGCCCGACACCGTCATCCGCGTCCGACGTTTGTACCGCAAGGGCGGCGCCTCGGCGCTGCATCCGGTCAAGCCGACCGGCCGGCCTTCGCGGGCCACACCGGAGTATCTCCGGGCCATGCGCGATGCGGTGAATGTCAATCCGCTCACGCTTGGATATGGATTCTCGAATTGGTCGGTGCTTCGGCTCGCCGCGCACTTGAAGAAAATCACCGGCATCAGCTTCAGCGACGACCAGCTCAGCCGGCTGCTGCATCGCAATCGAATCTCGTTCCAGCGCCCCAAGCACACGATGAAGGGCAAGCGCGACGAAGCCGCGCACGACCAGGCGAAAGCCGAACTGAAGATCATGAAAAAAAAGCGTTGA